The genomic segment CGGATATCCGGACACCAGTCCCGCAGACTCGACACTTCAACCTGCGATGCCGTAGCGCTTGAGCTTCTCGTAGAACTGGGAGCGGGAAATGCCGAGGGTCTTGGCCGCGGCCTGCTTCTGGCCACCACAGGCCTCTAGCGCCTCCAGTATCGCATCCCGTTCGGCATCGGCCAGGCGCGTCGAAAGCGCGGCCGCACTCGTGCCGGGTCGGGCGCCCGGCGACACCCCATGGCGGGCCGGCAACGCCGACCGGATGAGCTCGGCGCCGATGATCTCGCTTGGCGCCATGGCAGCGGCGCGCTCGAGCACGTTCGCCAGTTCGCGGACGTTTCCGGGCCAGTCATGGTGCTGGAGCAGCGCCACGGCCTCCGGCTCGATCACCCAGCCGCGCTGATCGCTCGCGCGCGGTGTCTTTTCGAGCAGCGCATCGCAGAGCACCTGGATGTCCTCGAGCCGATCACGGAGCGGCGGCACGGCAATGGTCAGCACGGCGATGCGATAGTAGAGGTCGGCGCGGAAGCTGCGGTCGTCGACCTTGGCGACCAGGTCCTGCGAGGTGGCCGCGATGATGCGCACATCGACCTTCTTGACCGCATTCGAGCCCAACGCCTCGATCTCGCCCTCCTGCAGGACGCGCAGCAGCTTTGCCTGGATGGCGATGGGCATGTCCCCGATTTCGTCCAGGAACAGGGTGCCGCCATGCGCAAGCTCGAACTTGCCCTTGCGCGCCTTGCGGTCGGCTCCCGTATAGGCCCCCGGCGCCACGCCGAAGAACTCGGCCTCGAGAAGCGCCTCGGGCACGGCTGCCATGTTGACCGCCACGAACGGCCCGTCGGCGCGGTCCGATTGCTGGTGGATGGCGTGAGCCAGGAGCTCCTTGCCGGTGCCGGTTTCGCCCGACAGCAACGCCGCGCCGTCGCGCAGCGCGAAACGGCGCACCTGCGCCTTGAGGTCGCGAACCGCATCGCTCGTACCCACGAAGCTTTGCAGCGAATACTTGGTGGCGCGCTCGCGGGTCAGCGCCGCCTGCGCCCGGCTCAACTGCTTGCGCAGGTGCTCGAACTTCTCGAGGATGGGCGCGAGGTAATCCACCCGGTCGTAGAAGACGAAGCCGATGGCGCCATTGACCGAGCCGGCGTTGTCCTTGAGCGGGATGCGGCAAACGACGAGCTGGCGCTCGTCGAACTCCATGATGTCCACCAGGATCGGCCGCCCGGTTTCGACCACCCGCCGCATGAGCGAATGCGGTATGACCTGTTCCACCGGAAGCCCGTAGCAATCGAAATCGTCGGGCAAGCCGAGCAGCTCGCGGTAGCGCTGGTCGATCCAGGTGATCCGCGCCCGGTCATCGACGATCAGCGCCCCCTGGAAATACTCGCGCAAAAGGCTGAAGGCACCAAGCGCCTGCTCGACGTTCGGCTGCGCGGGATGGCTCGTTTCTTTGTTGTCCATGACGGCTTTCCGGATTTCTGGACGAAGCCTCACGCTACGGGTCCGGGAAGCCGGATGGCAATCGAAAACTTGAGCCCCTCCGACGGTGGGGCTGCGCCCTGCCCGCTCCGATTTCCGCATTGCCACGAAAGACTTGGCCGCGCTAACTCTTTGAAGGAGACTCGCAGGTCTCGCTTCAGCCAGCACCCGGACAACGCTCCTACATGAACCAGCCCTTTCTCCAGAGACTAGCCCCGACGTCGGCCCTTCGCACGCTGGCGCCCGGCGCAAACCCGCGCGTGACCAATGTCGAGC from the Youhaiella tibetensis genome contains:
- a CDS encoding sigma-54 interaction domain-containing protein, producing MDNKETSHPAQPNVEQALGAFSLLREYFQGALIVDDRARITWIDQRYRELLGLPDDFDCYGLPVEQVIPHSLMRRVVETGRPILVDIMEFDERQLVVCRIPLKDNAGSVNGAIGFVFYDRVDYLAPILEKFEHLRKQLSRAQAALTRERATKYSLQSFVGTSDAVRDLKAQVRRFALRDGAALLSGETGTGKELLAHAIHQQSDRADGPFVAVNMAAVPEALLEAEFFGVAPGAYTGADRKARKGKFELAHGGTLFLDEIGDMPIAIQAKLLRVLQEGEIEALGSNAVKKVDVRIIAATSQDLVAKVDDRSFRADLYYRIAVLTIAVPPLRDRLEDIQVLCDALLEKTPRASDQRGWVIEPEAVALLQHHDWPGNVRELANVLERAAAMAPSEIIGAELIRSALPARHGVSPGARPGTSAAALSTRLADAERDAILEALEACGGQKQAAAKTLGISRSQFYEKLKRYGIAG